In Calditrichota bacterium, the DNA window GTACGTCCCTTGAGAAGAACGGCCCGAAAGGGTTCCGGAAGGTGCTGAAACAAAAAGGGCAAATCCTTTGTAAAGATTTGCTCCTGAAGATTCTTGGTATTTGTGGACACAATTACACGGCCATTTTCCAGAGGCTGCCTTTGTGCCCACAGAATAGAAGGCACCAGATAGGCCAGGGATTTCCCGGTTCCGGTACCTGCTTCGGCCAGCAGAAACGCCTGCTCATTAAATGCCCGGCTCACGGCACGAGCCATCTCCATTTGCTGTTCCCGTTTTTCAAAATCCGGACGGACCGAATTGAGAAGACCTTTGTCGTCAAAAATGGCAGCCACCGAGTCCTCATCAAGCAGGGCAGGATCCTCCGAAACCCGTCGTTCGCGTTTTTCGCCCACGATATTATTTAAGGGAGCTGGAATTTTATTTCGAAAATAGGCGGCCGTTTCCAGCAGTTCTGTGCGGTACTTTTGTGCCGCCTGCAGACTGCGTCGAATCAGATTCGAGGTGCCATCCGTCAGAGGAACAAGAATCTGTGAAAAATCGCGCAAAAGCGATTCGGGCAATGTGAGTAAAAGGGGCAAAAGGCGGTCAAAGAGCTGGATTTCAGAAAAAACATCGTCAAGCGCCCGATGAGTAGTGGTAACGTCAATTTCAAAAAAAGAAATCAATGTTTCCAAACGATGATTGTTAAGCCGGGGCAAAAGCGTCCTTGCCAGAATCAACGTATCCAGGCGGGGATTTCGAAGCGGCCCCAAAGGGCGGCCTCTGTGAAAAAGGGTTTGCTGCGCCGTGAGATAATCATCCAAAAATCCAAGATCAAATGAAATATTGTGCCCCAGAATGGGTGCGCCATTGATCCAATCAACAAACTCAGGCAGCAATTCGTGGAGAAAGGGCTGAGATTGAAGGTCAACCGAACGAATTCCCGTAAGCCGGGTGATTTGCAGCGGGAGCTCCCCCCGAATGTTGACCAGGCGGCTGAATGTATCCGTGATTTTGCCCGACTCCACCCGGGCGGCTCCGATTTCAATCACCTCGTCCGCGGAAGCATTCAAACCGGTTGTTTCCAGATCGAGCGCCACAAAGGAGGGCAGTCCCAGGGCATTGTAAATCTCCGGTGAGAGCTGCAGTTTTATTTTGGCCACCGATTTCAAAATTGTTGTCTCACGTCACACCGCATATTTTTGTTCCGAAGGTATTACAAAATAAAAAAAATCCCCTGCAAGTGCAAGGGAAAAGAATGACATTGGCGGGGATATCCAGGGGAGTACGGACAGGAAATACGAAAAGCAGGAATTGTTGTTGTGATTTTCCGTTGCGGCGATTCGTAGGGGCGATTTGTCGGAGCGATTCATGAATCGCCCCGACAAAAAAAATCATTCGCGCATTCGCGGCCTATTCCTACGGTTGATTCATTTTATCACCATTGAAAAATAATTTTTGTTTAATCTTTTTGATCTGTCGATCCAGAAAAAAGAGATAGCCGGCAATGCCCGTCCAGATGATTAAAAAAACGATCAATAACACCTCTTTTTTCATCATAACATTTTCTCCTTGATTCTCTCCAGATTTACCCTCAAACGCAGCAGCCAATAATAAAACAGAGTAAATCCAAACATTGATGAGAAAAATACCAGTTTTATTTTCGGCGACATCATTTTACCGGCCTGCGTCGTAAAAACCGGATTTTGCGGATGCAGCGTAAACAGAATTCTGGGCACAACAAAAACCAGAAACGGCACCGTGATGAATGCCAGAATAGAGTAAACAGCTGAAATTTGTGCTTTTTGTTCCCGTGATTCAAGTGCGGACCGCAAAGCAAAATAAGCCGCATAAATCATCAGCAGAACCACAATCGACGTTTCCCTTGGATCCCAATTCCAGAAAGCGCCCCATTCGACTTTTGCCCAGAGTGATCCCGTTATCGTGGCCAAAATGCTGAACAAAAAGCCGATTTCTACTGAAGAAACCGCCCAGATGTCATAGACCAGCTTTTTGGTGCGCAAATACAGGATACCCGAGATTGCAGCCACCAAAAAGGCCAGCGAAGCCACCCACGACATCGGCACATGGTAGAAAATTACGCGGGAGGTGCTTTTAAATCCGGCCGCTTCCGGTGCCAGATACAGGGAGCCGATTATTACGGCAACCATCCAGAAAAATGTAAAAATCTTCATTGATTCAAACCATCTGCTGTTTTGATATTTTTTCATAGGATCCACACAAATTCAAAAAGTAAAATTGAAGCTGTGACAATCACAATTATAAATAAAAGCAACATTTGAATTTCATCCATGCCGGCCGAGATCGAATTGCCCTGAATCGCCAATGCCGTTCCCTGAATCGACAGGATCAAAACGGGCAGCATAACCGGAAAAGAGAGAACGGCAAACAGAGCGCCTTTCGCACTGGTTCGGGAGATGATAGCCGCCATGATAGTCGCCACTGAGGAAACCCCCATGCTGCCAAGCACAATCATCAGGGTAAATGCGGACAGATTCCCCACCGTCATATCCATAAATACCATATAAAGGGGAATAAGAATTAATTCCAATCCCAACAATAACAGAATATTAAACAACCACTTGCCCACAAAAATGGCACTCGGCGAAGCAACCAGCCTCAGTGTATCAGCCGTTTGCTGTTCTTCTTCCCGCACAAAAACATGAGAAAGTCCCGTCATAGCCGAGAAAAAAATGATGATCCACAGAAGCGACGACAGTGTATTTTTGCTTAATTCAGCCGCACCAATGGAAAAGCTGACCACGACCAGAGTGGTAACAGCAAACAGAAGGATTGCATTAATCGCATAACGTGTGCGAAATTCCTGATGCAAATCCTTCTGTAAAATATAGAGTGATTTATACAGAAAGCCGGATTTTCTTATCACCGAATTTTATCTCTTCAGGATTATTCGTTGCAAAAATCAAAATTTTGTTTCTCCTTTGCTCCTCCATCACATCGTAAATAATTCTTTCGCCTGATTCATCAAGATTAGAGACCGGCTCATCCAGAATTAAAACAGGCGGGCGGTGAAGCAAGGCACACACATACTTCATCCGCTGCAACATACCGGAAGAATAGGTGCGCAGTTCATCGAATTCACGGCCGGTTAAACCAAATTTTTTCATCAGCATTTTAAAGTCATCATAATCGACATTCAATCCACGTATTTTTCTGAAGAAGACATAATTTTCGAAAGCCGTAAGATTATTATAAAGCTGCAAATAGGGGCCAACCAAACCAATGGCTGAATAGAGCTGGCTGGCCAATTTCTTTTGATCACCGTAAAAAAATTCTATTTTTCCTTCAATTGGCCGTAAGAGATTACAAACAATTCGAATGAGCGTTGTTTTTCCGGAACCGTTCGGTCCGATCAAGACCAACGATTCACCGCTTTCTATTTCAAAGGACAATTCTTTAAAAATGATTCTTTGATTAAATGCCTGGGTAAGGCCTGTTCCAATGATTTTCCACATGTTTCTATTCCATCAAATACCTTAATGAATTCCGGTTCAGGTCGATTCTGCACACAGGGCGTGCCTCTATTCTTCGACAATTAATTTTCCGTGAATCATATTCATATCACAATGAAAATCATATTCGCCTATCTTATCCGGCATGATCTCAATGATTGTGTTTTGAAAAGCAGGAAGTTCTTTCCGCACCCGAAAATCGGGAAAAACCACCACCTCGGTACACGAGGAGGTTTCTTCCCTGTAGAAATTCAATCGTACGGTTTTATCCTTTTTCACCACAATTAAGTCGGGATCATAACCGCCCTTTACGGATATTTTTACTTCCTGAATGCCTTCTGTATCCTTAGCGCGGACCGTCTGCCGTTTGTACAGAAAGAAGTACCAGATGACGCCGGCCGCAAGAAACAGGCCTGAGATTGTGACAATAATTTGATCTAAACGCATTGTTCTATCTCCAATTTTAAATTCTATGCGGCTGCTTTAAATCTGCGCAGCCGTAATGCATTACTTACCACAGTGACACTGCTGGCTGCCATGGCGGCAGACGCAATAATCGGACTCAACAAGATACCGAAAAACGGATACAGAACGCCGGCGGCCACCGGGATACCCAAAGAAT includes these proteins:
- a CDS encoding cupredoxin domain-containing protein; the protein is MRLDQIIVTISGLFLAAGVIWYFFLYKRQTVRAKDTEGIQEVKISVKGGYDPDLIVVKKDKTVRLNFYREETSSCTEVVVFPDFRVRKELPAFQNTIIEIMPDKIGEYDFHCDMNMIHGKLIVEE
- a CDS encoding CcmD family protein; the encoded protein is MMKKEVLLIVFLIIWTGIAGYLFFLDRQIKKIKQKLFFNGDKMNQP
- a CDS encoding ABC transporter ATP-binding protein; its protein translation is MWKIIGTGLTQAFNQRIIFKELSFEIESGESLVLIGPNGSGKTTLIRIVCNLLRPIEGKIEFFYGDQKKLASQLYSAIGLVGPYLQLYNNLTAFENYVFFRKIRGLNVDYDDFKMLMKKFGLTGREFDELRTYSSGMLQRMKYVCALLHRPPVLILDEPVSNLDESGERIIYDVMEEQRRNKILIFATNNPEEIKFGDKKIRLSV
- a CDS encoding ABC transporter permease, which encodes MIRKSGFLYKSLYILQKDLHQEFRTRYAINAILLFAVTTLVVVSFSIGAAELSKNTLSSLLWIIIFFSAMTGLSHVFVREEEQQTADTLRLVASPSAIFVGKWLFNILLLLGLELILIPLYMVFMDMTVGNLSAFTLMIVLGSMGVSSVATIMAAIISRTSAKGALFAVLSFPVMLPVLILSIQGTALAIQGNSISAGMDEIQMLLLFIIVIVTASILLFEFVWIL
- the ccsA gene encoding cytochrome c biogenesis protein CcsA; protein product: MKIFTFFWMVAVIIGSLYLAPEAAGFKSTSRVIFYHVPMSWVASLAFLVAAISGILYLRTKKLVYDIWAVSSVEIGFLFSILATITGSLWAKVEWGAFWNWDPRETSIVVLLMIYAAYFALRSALESREQKAQISAVYSILAFITVPFLVFVVPRILFTLHPQNPVFTTQAGKMMSPKIKLVFFSSMFGFTLFYYWLLRLRVNLERIKEKML